One Desulfovibrionales bacterium genomic region harbors:
- the radA gene encoding DNA repair protein RadA, whose amino-acid sequence MKTKSVRTTFNCQVCGYQSIKWLGRCPDCGEWNTMVEETVVKDAGSGAVAMGLSSADKPTAINEIALTEEKRLSSGSTELDRVLGGGLVSGSIVLIGGDPGIGKSTLLLQMLYHVSCGRARILYVSGEESVKQIRLRSERIGAVHPNMYIVTESSVEKIMGLFQDIKPDLLAVDSIQTLYTSEIGSAPGSVSQVRESAAKLMVLAKETGVPVILIGHVTKDGTLAGPRVLEHMVDAVLYFEGDRGHAFRILRTVKNRYGSTNEIGVFEMKDRGLMEVANPSEIFLAERPVEASGSVVVPCLEGTRPILVEVQALVSPAGFGMPRRTAIGVDPQRVSLLVAVLEKKVGLMLHDRDIYVNVAGGIRIDEPALDLGAVVAIASSFLDRPVDHKMVVFGEVGLAGEVRGVSQVDIRLTEAARLGFTRCLLSRNNLDQAREGQVISLTGVSNLQEVMENIF is encoded by the coding sequence TTGAAGACAAAGAGTGTACGAACTACATTTAATTGCCAGGTCTGTGGTTACCAGAGCATCAAGTGGCTGGGCCGTTGTCCGGACTGCGGCGAATGGAATACCATGGTAGAGGAAACGGTAGTGAAGGACGCCGGGTCTGGCGCCGTAGCCATGGGTCTCAGTTCAGCAGATAAGCCGACGGCCATAAACGAGATCGCCCTGACTGAAGAAAAGCGCCTGTCCAGCGGCAGTACAGAACTGGATCGCGTCCTGGGAGGTGGACTGGTTTCAGGTTCCATCGTACTTATCGGCGGTGACCCGGGCATCGGGAAGTCCACCCTTCTCCTTCAGATGCTCTATCACGTGAGTTGTGGAAGGGCAAGAATTTTGTACGTCTCAGGCGAGGAGTCCGTCAAACAGATCCGATTGCGGAGCGAACGAATCGGGGCCGTCCATCCGAACATGTACATTGTTACGGAAAGTTCTGTAGAAAAAATTATGGGCCTGTTTCAGGATATAAAGCCTGACCTTCTAGCTGTTGATTCCATTCAAACCCTCTATACGTCTGAAATAGGGTCTGCCCCGGGAAGTGTCAGTCAGGTACGGGAATCAGCCGCCAAACTTATGGTGCTGGCCAAGGAGACCGGCGTGCCGGTCATCCTGATCGGGCATGTGACTAAGGACGGGACCTTAGCCGGTCCGCGTGTCCTTGAACATATGGTGGATGCCGTCCTCTATTTTGAGGGAGACCGGGGACATGCCTTTCGTATCCTGCGCACGGTTAAAAACCGCTACGGCTCGACCAATGAGATCGGTGTCTTTGAGATGAAAGACCGCGGGCTGATGGAAGTAGCCAACCCCTCGGAGATCTTTCTGGCGGAACGCCCGGTGGAGGCCTCGGGATCGGTGGTCGTACCCTGTTTGGAAGGGACGCGTCCTATCCTGGTAGAGGTACAGGCTTTGGTGAGCCCCGCCGGGTTTGGTATGCCCCGTCGTACTGCCATCGGCGTCGATCCACAGCGGGTATCACTACTTGTGGCCGTCCTGGAGAAAAAAGTCGGCCTTATGCTGCACGACCGGGATATCTATGTGAATGTGGCGGGCGGAATCCGGATCGATGAACCGGCGCTGGATCTGGGGGCGGTAGTGGCTATTGCATCGAGCTTTTTGGACCGGCCGGTTGATCATAAGATGGTGGTCTTTGGTGAGGTGGGTCTGGCCGGAGAGGTGCGTGGGGTAAGCCAGGTGGATATACGGCTGACAGAGGCCGCCAGATTGGGTTTTACACGTTGCCTGCTTTCCCGAAACAATCTCGATCAGGCCAGGGAAGGGCAGGTTATCAGCCTGACCGGCGTCTCTAATCTCCAGGAAGTCATGGAGAATATATTCTAG
- a CDS encoding aminopeptidase codes for MARKKTVKDIKRLQEELTISTRLVWDAVDDEDKKAVFSFAREYMAFLDAAKTEREAVETIVEKVSGQGCVPVEAAAKGTKVYRIHKGKCMALAVIGQRPFSDGLRIVTSHLDAPRLDLKQKPLYEDGDLVFLKTHYYGGIKKYQWVTRSLSLHGVIIKTDGSRVKVAIGEEEGDPVFTITDLLPHLARRTQYEKKLPEIIIGEKLNVLIGSLPFPEKEAKERFKLQILAYLKENLGIVEEDFISAELEVVPAGRAREIGLDRSMIGAYGQDDRSSAYASLAAMLSIKDPAYTCIALFLDKEEIGSDGSTGAKSRFLESFVFDLARLTKLPIEADTIDACLMRSKAISADVNAAIDPDFQDVHEKRNDAKLGYGVCLTKYTGSGGKYGASDANAEYMGWIRKILNENKVVWQAAGMGKVDEGGGGTVAKFLATYGMEIVDMGAPLLSMHSPFEVAHKGDLYMTYKALRAFLQAT; via the coding sequence ATGGCGCGAAAAAAGACGGTAAAAGATATAAAGCGGCTACAGGAAGAACTGACCATTTCCACCCGGCTGGTCTGGGATGCAGTCGATGATGAGGACAAAAAGGCGGTTTTCTCCTTTGCCAGGGAATACATGGCTTTTCTGGACGCCGCCAAGACCGAACGGGAGGCCGTAGAAACCATAGTAGAAAAGGTCTCCGGCCAGGGGTGTGTGCCGGTAGAGGCGGCCGCGAAAGGGACTAAGGTATATCGGATACATAAAGGAAAATGCATGGCCCTTGCGGTTATTGGTCAACGTCCTTTCTCGGACGGATTGCGTATCGTAACCTCGCACCTGGATGCCCCGCGCCTCGATCTAAAACAAAAACCACTCTATGAGGATGGAGACCTGGTTTTTCTGAAGACCCACTATTATGGGGGCATTAAAAAATACCAGTGGGTAACCCGCTCGCTATCCCTGCACGGCGTCATTATCAAGACGGATGGATCCAGGGTGAAGGTAGCGATCGGTGAAGAAGAGGGCGATCCCGTCTTCACCATAACCGACCTTTTGCCCCACCTGGCCCGGCGCACGCAATATGAGAAAAAACTACCCGAAATAATCATCGGTGAAAAACTAAACGTCCTGATCGGAAGCCTTCCTTTTCCGGAGAAAGAGGCCAAGGAGCGTTTTAAATTACAGATTTTGGCTTATTTAAAAGAAAATTTGGGCATCGTAGAAGAAGACTTCATCAGCGCAGAGCTGGAGGTGGTCCCGGCCGGCCGAGCAAGGGAGATAGGTCTGGATCGCAGCATGATCGGCGCTTACGGGCAGGACGATCGTTCCTCAGCCTATGCCAGCCTGGCGGCCATGTTGTCCATAAAAGATCCGGCCTATACCTGCATCGCCCTGTTTCTGGATAAAGAAGAGATCGGTAGTGACGGCAGTACCGGGGCCAAGTCCAGGTTCCTGGAAAGCTTTGTCTTTGACCTGGCCAGGTTAACCAAACTTCCCATCGAGGCAGACACCATCGATGCCTGTTTAATGCGCTCCAAGGCCATATCGGCCGATGTTAATGCGGCCATAGATCCGGATTTTCAGGATGTCCATGAAAAGAGAAATGATGCCAAACTGGGTTATGGCGTGTGTCTGACCAAGTACACCGGATCCGGAGGCAAATACGGGGCCAGCGATGCCAATGCCGAATATATGGGCTGGATTCGAAAGATTCTAAATGAAAACAAGGTCGTCTGGCAGGCCGCCGGGATGGGAAAGGTTGATGAGGGAGGCGGAGGCACCGTGGCCAAGTTCCTGGCTACTTATGGTATGGAGATCGTGGATATGGGTGCGCCGCTCCTCTCCATGCACTCGCCTTTTGAGGTTGCTCATAAGGGCGATCTCTATATGACTTACAAGGCCCTCCGGGCATTTTTGCAGGCTACTTAA
- the rpsF gene encoding 30S ribosomal protein S6: protein MGVPRRYETIFIAKPNLSPDDLKNLADKMRDIMVQSGGQIVKFDEWGVKRLAYAVKKHNQGFYFFTDYAGTPDLVKELERNLKIDDRVIKYLTVKIEDALHAESLQVEAEEEKAKEEPASVDKPPAEVAE, encoded by the coding sequence ATGGGAGTCCCAAGGAGATACGAAACTATTTTTATTGCCAAGCCAAATCTGTCCCCTGATGATCTCAAAAATCTGGCCGACAAGATGAGAGATATCATGGTTCAGAGTGGCGGCCAGATCGTTAAGTTTGATGAGTGGGGTGTAAAGCGCCTGGCCTATGCGGTCAAGAAGCATAATCAAGGCTTTTATTTCTTCACTGACTACGCCGGCACCCCGGATTTGGTCAAAGAACTGGAAAGAAATCTTAAGATCGACGACCGGGTGATAAAGTACCTAACGGTCAAAATAGAAGATGCCCTCCATGCGGAGTCGCTCCAGGTAGAAGCCGAAGAAGAAAAAGCGAAAGAAGAACCGGCTTCGGTGGATAAACCACCTGCGGAAGTAGCCGAGTAA